One Helianthus annuus cultivar XRQ/B chromosome 7, HanXRQr2.0-SUNRISE, whole genome shotgun sequence genomic region harbors:
- the LOC110866760 gene encoding uncharacterized protein LOC110866760, with product MDQMTSKWTDLNGKISKFNACFIQKNRNPQSGASEATIMQQATEEYCRVYKKRTFPHVGAWEVARHHPKWVPVELVDMHGPTALKKRGGSKRSKTSESGNYTTSASDNLPQMNLNDDPLDEPDQPVDDPVEEDTPTRPRRKKSGESSSKGKEAVAELIFRIEEEKMTQFKKAEQRKETMMSLKVEREQAYKEHLKTIERQNDLKILCENHAHLDEPFKSVVIQQKRTICAKWGWEMPPV from the exons ATGGACCAAATGACGTCGAAGTGGACGGATTTAAACGGGAAAATTAGCAAGTTCAacgcttgtttcattcaaaag AACCGAAACCCACAAAGTGGAGCGAGCGAGGCGACGATCATGCAACAAGCCACCGAAGAGTATTGCCGAGTGTACAAAAAGAGAACTTTTCCACACGTGGGGGCATGGGAAGTTGCGAGACATCACCCGAAGTGGGTCCCCGTTGAGTTGGTTGACATGCATGGTCCTACGGCTCTAAAAAAACGAGGCGGTTCGAAAAGATCAAAGACATCCGAGTCGGGGAACTACACGACTTccgcgtcggataacttgccccaAATGAACTTAAACGACGACCCCCTTGACGAACCCGATCAACCCGTTGACGACCCCGTTGAAGAAGATACACCTACAAGGCCACGACGCAAGAAAAGTGGCGAATCGTCAAGCAAAGGGAAGGAAGCGGTGGCGGAGTTGATCTTCAGAATCGAAGAGGAGAAAATGACCCAATTCAAGAAGGCCgaacaaagaaaagaaacaatGATGTCCCTAAAAGTTGAACGCGAGCAGGCGTACAAGGAACACTTGAAAACGATTgaaagacaaaatgatttaaaaatcttgtgtgaAAACCACGCCCATCTCGACGAACCGTTCAAGTCAGTTGTCATTCAACAAAAGCGCACGATTTGCGCAAAGTGGGGTTGGGAGATGCCACccgtttag
- the LOC110868195 gene encoding probable aquaporin NIP-type encodes MDEESQLSVMERGNISLTISTNYKVRLAQKFLAELLGTYCIIFAGCGSVVVNKLYDGTVTFPGICVTWGLIVMTMIYTLGHVSGAHFNPAVTITLSLLGACPFSEVGLYIVSQVLGSTLASVTLTLIMNITSDAFFGTTPAGSTIQSFVVEIILTFILMFIISGACGDDRAVKMQGGIVVGMTIILNVFVGGPISGASMNPARTLGPAIVLRKFTAIWVYICGPIIGAITGAFVYKLLTPTDKSFSDIVKGQQVVVVERRGPDATRLCNIDHAHR; translated from the exons ATGGACGAAGAATCTCAACTTTCCGTCATGGAAAGAGGCAATATTTCCTTGACTATCTCAACAAATTATAAAGTCCGTTTAGCTCAAAAG TTTTTAGCAGAACTCCTGGGCACATATTGTATAATCTTTGCAGGTTGTGGATCGGTGGTTGTTAACAAGCTTTACGACGGCACTGTAACTTTTCCGGGAATATGTGTAACATGGGGCTTAATAGTTATGACCATGATCTACACCCTCGGTCATGTCTCCGGTGCACATTTTAATCCTGCTGTCACCATTACTCTATCTCTTCTGGGAGCCTGTCCATTCAGTGAG GTGGGTCTTTATATAGTGTCACAAGTGTTGGGATCGACCCTTGCTAGCGTAACGTTGACGTTGATTATGAACATTACTTCGGATGCTTTTTTTGGAACCACACCGGCTGGTTCAACCATACAATCATTTGTTGTTGAGATCATCCTTACATTTATCCTAATGTTTATTATCTCGGGTGCTTGCGGTGATGATCGAGCC GTAAAAATGCAAGGGGGGATTGTGGTTGGAATGACGATCATATTAAATGTCTTCGTGGGAGG GCCCATTTCTGGAGCATCAATGAATCCGGCAAGAACCCTTGGACCGGCTATTGTGTTGCGGAAGTTCACCGCAATCTGGGTGTATATCTGTGGTCCGATCATCGGAGCAATAACTGGAGCGTTTGTTTATAAGTTGTTGACGCCGACAGATAAATCTTTTAGTGATATTGTGAAAGGAC AGCAAGTTGTGGTGGTTGAAAGACGCGGTCCTGATGCTACGAGGTTATGTAACATTGATCATGCTCATAGGTAA